The following proteins are encoded in a genomic region of Flavobacteriales bacterium:
- a CDS encoding M23 family metallopeptidase encodes MTKTRYRYNPETLNYERVQVTWKDHLKKVLSIFISGLFFAGIILFVAYTYFDSPKEIALKRENQQLMDQYRQLNARLDKLTAVMSDMEHRDDNIYRVIFEAEPIDKNKRLSGIGGVNRYRHLEGYDFSELTIETNRRLDELSKRMVVQSESLDEIVDLAKNKEDMLRSIPAIQPVANKDLTRMASGYGMRIDPHYKVPKMHQGMDFTAPRGTPIYATGDGVVKRADNKSSGYGNHIRIDHGYGYVTLYAHMSKYNVRPGQKVKRGDVIGFVGNTGKSKGPHLHYEVRLNGDPINPVNFYFNDITAEEYARMIEMAENSNQSLD; translated from the coding sequence ATGACCAAGACGCGATATAGATACAACCCGGAGACCCTCAATTATGAGCGGGTCCAGGTGACTTGGAAGGACCATCTGAAGAAGGTTCTATCGATATTCATCAGCGGTCTGTTCTTCGCTGGTATCATCCTTTTTGTCGCCTACACCTACTTCGATTCTCCCAAAGAGATCGCACTGAAACGTGAGAATCAACAACTCATGGATCAGTATAGACAACTCAATGCCCGTTTGGACAAGTTGACTGCCGTGATGAGTGATATGGAGCATAGGGATGACAATATCTATCGCGTGATCTTCGAGGCGGAGCCTATCGACAAGAACAAACGACTATCGGGTATCGGAGGTGTGAATCGCTACAGACACCTGGAAGGATATGATTTCAGTGAACTGACCATCGAGACCAACCGTAGATTGGATGAGCTTTCCAAGCGCATGGTCGTGCAGAGCGAGTCTTTGGATGAGATCGTGGATCTGGCCAAGAACAAAGAGGATATGCTACGCAGCATACCGGCTATACAACCCGTTGCCAACAAGGACCTCACCCGTATGGCATCTGGTTATGGCATGCGTATCGACCCGCACTACAAAGTACCCAAGATGCATCAGGGCATGGACTTCACTGCTCCACGGGGTACTCCCATCTATGCTACCGGTGATGGTGTGGTCAAACGAGCAGATAACAAGTCCAGTGGCTACGGCAATCACATCCGTATAGACCATGGATATGGGTACGTGACGCTCTATGCACATATGAGCAAGTACAATGTGCGCCCGGGTCAGAAGGTGAAGCGAGGGGATGTGATCGGTTTTGTAGGCAACACCGGTAAATCCAAGGGACCGCACCTGCACTATGAAGTACGGCTGAATGGAGACCCTATCAATCCGGTCAACTTCTATTTCAACGATATCACTGCTGAGGAGTATGCCCGCATGATCGAGATGGCGGAGAATTCCAATCAATCCTTGGATTGA
- a CDS encoding acyl-CoA desaturase: protein MSISKVSFNTKDRPEFYRTLNQRVNAYFKENDLSKHADGNMKFKTAFMLVLYTVPLVLMLTGAVTGLWPIMVMWALMGLGMSGIGLSIMHDANHRSYSKNPKVNDALGFLLNYIGGYHINWKIQHNVLHHSFTNIEGHDEDIETIIMRQAPGQERKYLHRFQAFYAPFFYGLMTFYWLVSKDFEQLVRYNKMGLLAGQNLTFRKALTQVIIYKVLYIALTLVLPIILVDLPWWQTLLGFLMMQYISGLILALVFQPAHVIEETEFYTPSDTGSVENNWAIHQLMTTANYARGNRALSWFIGGLNYQIEHHLFPTICHVHYRNISPIVQQTAEEYGIPYQEHRSFYSALKSHFSLLHSLGTGRYDQEMALT from the coding sequence ATGAGTATATCCAAGGTATCTTTCAACACCAAGGACCGACCTGAATTCTACCGGACCTTGAACCAACGGGTCAACGCGTATTTCAAAGAAAACGACCTGTCCAAACATGCGGATGGGAACATGAAATTCAAGACAGCATTCATGCTGGTCCTGTATACGGTCCCGCTTGTGTTGATGCTCACTGGGGCAGTCACGGGGTTATGGCCTATCATGGTCATGTGGGCATTGATGGGACTGGGTATGTCTGGCATCGGCCTGTCTATCATGCACGATGCAAATCATCGCTCCTATTCCAAGAATCCCAAAGTGAACGATGCATTGGGTTTCCTCCTGAATTACATCGGTGGGTACCACATCAACTGGAAGATCCAGCACAACGTACTTCACCATTCCTTCACCAATATAGAAGGGCATGATGAGGATATAGAGACCATCATCATGCGCCAGGCTCCCGGTCAAGAGCGGAAGTACCTCCACCGTTTCCAGGCCTTCTATGCGCCCTTCTTCTATGGTCTGATGACCTTTTATTGGTTGGTCAGTAAGGATTTCGAGCAATTGGTACGCTACAATAAGATGGGCTTGCTTGCCGGTCAGAACCTCACTTTCCGCAAGGCTCTGACCCAGGTGATCATCTATAAGGTGTTGTATATAGCCTTGACCTTGGTTTTGCCCATCATCCTGGTAGACCTCCCTTGGTGGCAGACCTTGCTCGGTTTCCTCATGATGCAATACATCAGCGGACTGATCCTAGCTCTCGTCTTTCAGCCGGCCCACGTCATCGAGGAGACGGAATTCTATACCCCGTCAGATACGGGCAGCGTGGAGAATAACTGGGCTATCCATCAGTTGATGACCACGGCCAATTATGCCAGAGGAAATCGGGCTTTGTCCTGGTTCATTGGTGGATTGAATTATCAGATCGAGCATCACCTCTTCCCGACCATCTGTCACGTGCACTATCGGAATATCTCGCCCATTGTACAACAGACGGCTGAAGAGTATGGCATCCCATATCAGGAACATCGTTCCTTCTACTCGGCCCTAAAGAGTCACTTCAGTCTATTGCACAGTCTGGGTACGGGTAGATATGATCAGGAGATGGCGCTGACTTAG
- the alaS gene encoding alanine--tRNA ligase, with product MKSADIRQAFLDFMKSRTHRIVDSAPMVIQDDPTLMFTNAGMNQFKDIFLGNSEPKHPRVANSQKCLRVSGKHNDLEEVGVDTYHHTMFEMLGNWSFGDYFKEEAIDWAWELLTDVYGIEKERLYITVFGGDEKDGLEADQEARTFWQKHVPNQRILDFDRKDNFWEMGETGPCGPCSEIHIDLRSEAERKQVDGATLVNLDDPRVIEIWNLVFMEFNRKADSSLHPLPHKHIDTGMGFERLATVLQGKTSNYDTDIFQPLIQAIEKRSGKKYQASDSQVDIALRVIADHVRAVSFSIADGQLPSNTGAGYVIRRILRRAVRYAYSFLEMREPFIHELVAVLVTQMGEHFTELKSQEELISKVIKEEEESFLRTLSRGMERLETITSGGEKVIPGEKIFELYDTYGFPVDLTALILREQGLDLDEEGFKAELEKQKARSRKDATSVTGDWVVVKEDDVEEFVGYDQLEADVHLTRYREVEQKGKTIYQLVFNYTPFYPEGGGQVGDTGTLERDGEVVRILDTKKENNLIIHFAESLPKDVGSDYKARVDAEKRQRTERNHSVTHLLHKALREILGDHVQQKGSLVHPDYLRFDFSHFSKVEDEQVRDIEVRVNELIMQDDHLDEKRNIPLQEALDQGALALFGEKYGDTVRAIRFGESMELCGGTHVSSTGTIGLFKITQETSVAAGIRRIEAKTAQAALAVMHQAEDTVAEAKELLKNPDLTKAIQDLIHKNQALTKEIEELNSLKVEGLFKELKSQISEVNGVPALVREVPLDAKAVKDLVFRLKDSTQSIFMVFGYADGPKAGLTVAMTENLVKEKGWNAGQLIRDWAKEIEGGGGGQPFLATAGGKKPEGIASALNKARVFLEEA from the coding sequence ATGAAAAGTGCTGATATCCGACAGGCTTTCCTAGATTTCATGAAGTCTCGCACACATAGAATCGTGGATTCTGCACCTATGGTGATACAAGATGACCCTACCTTGATGTTCACCAATGCCGGGATGAATCAGTTCAAGGACATCTTCCTTGGGAATTCAGAACCCAAGCATCCACGGGTGGCCAATTCACAGAAGTGCCTACGGGTATCCGGAAAGCACAACGACTTGGAAGAAGTAGGTGTAGACACCTACCACCATACCATGTTCGAGATGTTGGGCAATTGGTCCTTTGGGGATTATTTCAAAGAGGAGGCCATCGATTGGGCTTGGGAACTCCTGACGGATGTCTATGGTATCGAGAAGGAGCGTCTCTATATCACCGTCTTCGGTGGTGATGAAAAGGACGGTCTGGAAGCAGATCAAGAGGCCCGAACGTTCTGGCAGAAACATGTCCCCAATCAGCGCATCTTGGATTTCGATAGGAAGGACAATTTCTGGGAGATGGGAGAGACGGGTCCCTGTGGGCCCTGCTCGGAGATACATATCGATCTACGGTCAGAGGCAGAAAGAAAACAGGTGGACGGGGCCACATTGGTGAATTTGGACGATCCGCGCGTTATCGAGATATGGAATCTCGTATTCATGGAATTCAACCGGAAGGCCGATTCCAGCCTACATCCACTCCCACACAAGCATATTGATACAGGGATGGGATTCGAGCGCCTGGCCACGGTGCTGCAAGGGAAAACTTCCAACTACGACACCGACATCTTCCAGCCACTCATCCAAGCTATCGAGAAGCGCAGTGGCAAGAAGTATCAGGCAAGTGACTCTCAGGTAGATATCGCTCTCCGTGTCATTGCGGACCACGTTAGAGCGGTCAGTTTCTCGATCGCTGATGGGCAATTGCCGTCCAATACTGGAGCGGGCTATGTCATCCGTAGGATCTTGCGCAGAGCTGTCCGCTATGCCTATAGCTTCTTGGAGATGAGAGAGCCCTTCATCCATGAACTCGTTGCCGTGTTGGTGACTCAGATGGGGGAGCATTTCACGGAATTGAAATCACAGGAAGAATTGATCTCCAAGGTGATAAAGGAAGAAGAAGAATCCTTCTTACGCACACTGAGCCGGGGTATGGAGCGTCTAGAGACTATCACCTCAGGTGGTGAGAAGGTCATTCCCGGGGAGAAGATATTCGAGCTCTATGACACCTACGGCTTTCCGGTCGACCTCACTGCACTCATTCTACGAGAGCAAGGTCTGGACCTGGACGAAGAGGGGTTCAAGGCCGAGTTGGAGAAACAGAAGGCCCGCTCACGAAAGGATGCCACCTCTGTCACAGGTGATTGGGTAGTGGTCAAGGAAGATGATGTCGAAGAATTCGTGGGCTATGACCAACTGGAGGCCGATGTGCACTTGACCCGTTACAGGGAGGTCGAGCAGAAGGGGAAGACCATCTATCAATTGGTATTCAACTATACGCCTTTCTATCCAGAAGGTGGTGGGCAGGTGGGAGATACCGGCACCCTCGAAAGGGACGGAGAGGTGGTACGCATCCTCGATACCAAGAAAGAGAATAACCTCATTATCCATTTTGCGGAATCCCTTCCCAAGGATGTAGGTTCTGATTACAAAGCCCGAGTGGATGCTGAGAAGCGCCAGCGAACTGAGCGCAATCACTCGGTCACACATCTACTGCACAAGGCACTGCGGGAAATACTCGGTGACCACGTCCAGCAGAAGGGTTCATTGGTCCATCCGGACTATCTGCGTTTTGATTTCTCACATTTCTCCAAGGTGGAAGATGAGCAAGTACGGGATATCGAAGTGCGGGTAAATGAACTCATCATGCAGGATGACCATCTGGATGAGAAGCGGAACATCCCTCTCCAAGAAGCACTGGACCAAGGCGCATTGGCCCTATTCGGGGAGAAGTATGGCGATACCGTGCGTGCCATACGCTTTGGGGAGAGTATGGAACTCTGTGGGGGCACTCATGTGTCCAGTACAGGTACCATCGGTCTCTTCAAGATCACCCAGGAGACCTCTGTGGCTGCCGGAATACGCAGGATCGAGGCCAAGACCGCGCAGGCTGCGCTCGCTGTAATGCATCAGGCGGAGGACACAGTGGCTGAGGCCAAAGAGCTTCTCAAAAATCCGGATCTCACGAAGGCGATCCAGGACTTGATACATAAGAATCAAGCTCTTACGAAGGAGATAGAGGAATTGAACAGTCTGAAGGTCGAAGGGCTTTTCAAGGAATTGAAGAGCCAGATCAGTGAGGTGAATGGAGTTCCTGCTTTGGTCAGAGAGGTCCCATTGGATGCAAAAGCTGTTAAGGACCTCGTGTTCAGACTCAAGGATTCTACACAGAGTATCTTCATGGTCTTCGGCTATGCAGATGGTCCAAAAGCCGGTCTAACGGTCGCCATGACTGAGAACCTTGTGAAAGAAAAAGGCTGGAATGCAGGTCAATTGATCAGGGATTGGGCCAAAGAGATCGAAGGAGGTGGGGGAGGTCAGCCTTTCTTGGCCACGGCCGGAGGCAAGAAACCGGAGGGCATAGCCTCAGCTTTGAATAAGGCCAGGGTCTTTCTAGAGGAGGCATAA